A region of Paenibacillus sp. JNUCC-31 DNA encodes the following proteins:
- a CDS encoding response regulator transcription factor, translating into MPKILIVDDEADLRKLLTDYFEINGYSVMTAKDSREALRKVEQQPDLILLDINMPEQNGLQLCEKIREFVTCPILFLTARIEDADKIAGFRAGGDDYILKPFSIRELGARVEAHIRREQRIQSKSSVKFNEDLVIDYTARELYYRERRIPLAKKEFDIIELLSMHPGMVFEKERMYDTIWGMDNQGDSSVIAEHIRRIRSKLKEYSCDNRIETVWGVGYKWPSS; encoded by the coding sequence ATGCCTAAAATATTGATCGTGGACGATGAAGCAGATCTTCGCAAGCTGCTGACCGATTATTTTGAAATCAACGGATATTCCGTCATGACGGCCAAGGACAGCCGGGAAGCCCTAAGGAAAGTTGAACAGCAGCCTGATCTCATTTTGCTGGATATCAACATGCCTGAACAGAACGGTCTTCAATTGTGCGAGAAAATCCGGGAGTTTGTCACTTGCCCGATCTTATTTTTAACAGCTCGAATCGAAGATGCCGATAAAATTGCCGGATTTCGAGCTGGAGGCGATGACTATATCCTGAAACCTTTCAGCATTCGCGAACTGGGGGCCAGGGTCGAAGCGCATATACGCAGGGAGCAGCGAATCCAAAGCAAATCCTCGGTGAAGTTTAACGAGGATTTGGTAATTGACTATACGGCCCGGGAGCTTTATTACAGGGAAAGACGCATTCCTCTGGCCAAAAAGGAGTTCGACATTATCGAACTGCTGTCCATGCATCCCGGCATGGTGTTTGAAAAAGAACGCATGTACGACACGATATGGGGCATGGACAATCAAGGCGACAGCAGTGTGATCGCGGAGCATATCCGGCGTATTCGCTCCAAATTAAAGGAATACAGCTGCGATAACCGAATCGAGACCGTTTGGGGAGTCGGATACAAATGGCCAAGCTCATGA